The proteins below come from a single Mangifera indica cultivar Alphonso chromosome 16, CATAS_Mindica_2.1, whole genome shotgun sequence genomic window:
- the LOC123199606 gene encoding probable hexokinase-like 2 protein, which translates to MKKEVVGLAAVSTAATVVVVAAVIRQWKRKEQQCNQTQRIIHKFATECATPVSKLWQIADALVSDMHASLSSNHSNKTLNMLVSYVDSLPNGDEKGLFYGINLRGTNILILCARLGGNDNPITDLHREEIHIPPNVNFGTSQELYDFMAVEIEKFVSAHPEDDDAPQKEKKLGFILSYPVEQVASTSGSAIKWKRFAVNDAVGETLVAEVNQALGKLNMNIRVHALVDDTIGNLAGGRYYDRETITAVTLGMGTNAAYIESPQAVASWEGPSPKSGEMVISTEWGNFSSPHIPRTEFDAYLDAESLNPGSRIFEKLISGMYLGEIVRRVLLKIAQETALFGDTVPPKLRVPYQLSSPDMAIMHQDTSEDHEVVGKKLEEIFEITNSSIMARDVVVEVCDIVAERGARLVGAGIVGILKKIGRIEHKRSVVIVEGGLYEHYRLFRNYLHSSIWEMLGTELSENVKFENSHGGSGAGALFLAASQS; encoded by the exons ATGAAGAAGGAAGTGGTAGGATTGGCAGCAGTGAGCACAGCAGCAACAGTTGTGGTGGTAGCAGCAGTTATAAGGCAATGGAAACGAAAAGAGCAACAGTGTAACCAAACTCAAAGAATTATACACAAATTTGCCACGGAATGCGCCACTCCCGTCTCCAAGCTATGGCAGATAGCAGACGCATTGGTGTCTGATATGCACGCTTCATTGTCATCAAATCACTCAAACAAAACCCTTAATATGCTTGTTTCTTACGTTGATTCACTTCCAAATGG GGATGAGAAGGGGTTATTCTATGGAATAAATTTGAGAGGAACCAATATTTTGATATTGTGTGCGAGACTTGGAGGAAACGATAACCCTATTACTGATTTACACAGGGAGGAGATTCATATTCCTCCTAATGTGAATTTTGGAACTTCACAG GAATTATACGATTTCATGGCTGTAGAGATAGAAAAATTTGTCTCTGCACATCCAGAGGACGATGATGCtccacaaaaagaaaagaaattgggTTTTATCTTGTCATATCCAGTGGAGCAAGTTGCATCAACCTCTGGCTCTGCTATAAAGTGGAAGCGTTTTGCGGTTAATGATGCA GTTGGAGAAACACTCGTGGCTGAAGTCAATCAAGCTCTGGGGAAACTTAACATGAACATTCGTGTTCATGCATTG GTTGATGATACAATTGGAAATCTAGCTGGAGGTAGATACTATGACCGAGAAACTATTACTGCTGTTACTCTTGGAATGGGCACAAATGCTGCCTATATTGAATCACCACAAGCAGTCGCTAGTTGGGAAGGCCCATCACCCAAATCAGGCGAGATG GTTATTAGCACGGAATGGGGAAACTTCAGTTCCCCCCATATTCCGAGAACTGAATTTGATGCTTATTTAGATGCTGAAAGCTTGAATCCTGGTTCCAGG ATTTTTGAAAAGCTAATTTCAGGAATGTATTTGGGAGAAATTGTGAGAAGAGTACTACTGAAGATCGCCCAAGAAACTGCCTTATTTGGAGATACTGTACCTCCAAAACTTAGAGTTCCGTACCAATTAAG CTCACCGGATATGGCTATCATGCATCAAGACACATCTGAAGATCATGAAGTCGTCGGTAAAAAACTCGAGGAAATTTTCGAG ATAACAAATTCTAGTATAATGGCAAGAGACGTTGTGGTGGAGGTTTGTGACATTGTTGCAGAACGTGGAGCACGCCTAGTAGGAGCTGGCATTGTGGGGATTCTAAAGAAGATTGGTAGAATTGAGCATAAGAGAAGTGTAGTAATTGTTGAAGGTGGACTTTACGAGCACTACAGACTCTTCAGAAATTATTTGCACAGCAGTATATGGGAAATGCTAGGGACTGAACTCtcagaaaatgtaaaatttgaaaactctcaTGGGGGCTCTGGAGCTGGGGCTCTTTTTCTAGCTGCTTCTCAATCGTAG
- the LOC123199797 gene encoding transcription factor NAI1-like yields MEIASAKWLSELGMEDSAFFHQEQMDSLDNQLYGVNFSQITHSNHGFHPEAPSRHALVEMSTKQADSLNSFTAEHISSNASPSFISSQIISFGNSSAASPPISDLVSSSKDAMIPKTEPRTSLYAQEHLVAERKRREKLSQRLIALSALVPGLKKTDKASVLGDAVKYLKQLQERVKKLEELAAKKAMESKVVVKKSRLFIEEDETSPPDEKSCDQSNQYLPEIEARVSDRDVLVRIQCEKNEDCLVNILKEIEKHNLTVAKSNVLSFGNSTLDITVVARMDSEFSLTAKDLAKNLRLALLHPSAKRKLC; encoded by the exons ATGGAAATCGCATCAGCTAAATGGTTATCTGAACTG GGAATGGAGGATTCTGCCTTTTTCCATCAAGAGCAAATGGACTCTCTTGATAACCAGCTATATGGAGTCAATTTTTCGCAAATCACACACAGCAATCACGGTTTTCACCCTGAAGCGCCTTCTCGTCATGCCCTTGTTGAGATGTCTACAAAACAAGCGGATAGCTTGAACTCTTTCACGGCTGAACACATTTCTTCTAATGCTTCTCCTTCTTTCATCTCCTCCCAAATTATTTCTTTTGGGAACTCCTCCGCCGCATCTCCGCCTATTTCTGATCTAGTCTCCAGTAGCAAAGACGCCATGATTCCTAAGACTGAGCCTAGGACTTCTTTATATGCTCAAGAGCATTTAGTTGCAGAAAGAAAACGCCGCGAAAAGCTTAGCCAACGGTTGATAGCTCTTTCAGCTCTTGTTCCTGGACTAAAGAAG ACAGATAAGGCTTCTGTCCTTGGAGACGCTGTCAAGTACTTGAAACAACTTCAAGAGCGTGTGAAAAAGCTTGAAGAACTGGCAGCAAAGAAAGCAATGGAATCAAAGGTTGTGGTGAAGAAATCTCGTCTCtttattgaagaagatgaaacttCTCCACCTGATGAGAAGTCTTGTGACCAGTCCAATCAATATCTCCCTGAAATCGAAGCCAGAGTTTCAGATAGGGACGTGCTTGTTAGAATCCAATGTGAGAAGAACGAAGACTGCCTTGTAAACATACTTAAAGAAATTGAGAAGCATAATTTAACTGTTGCCAAAAGCAATGTTTTATCATTTGGGAACTCTACTCTTGATATAACTGTTGTCGCACGG ATGGACAGTGAATTCTCACTTACAGCGAAAGATCTTGCGAAAAATCTTCGACTAGCTCTATTGCATCCATCTGCCAAAAGAAAGCTGTGCTGA